TCCCTCGTAATTCCTGGCGGGTATTCGATCTTTTTTCTCCTCTTTCTTCTTTCCACCAAATATGGACATCCCCAGCAAAGGTAAAAGCGACAAGCCCACCACCCGCTAAACCTCTCCTTTGGGAGAGATAAGCCTTCCGACCTCGGCAGAATCTTCGGAAACTCCTTATCTGAAGCCCCCGCTTTGAGGTCTGCATTTCGTCCTTTTTCCTGAACGATATGCACGCATATCGTCCTTATGTGAGGACAAAATTTATAAACAAAGAATCCAACTCCAAAACATGGACGAGAGGATACTCACTTCACTCATCGCCACGAGCCGGCGGGTGATGGCGTGGGCGAGGAAGTTCCCGAAAAAGCGCTTTCTCTTCGACGAGCTTAAAGCCGTTGATGAGGAATACTATGTCGGCGTTAAAGGTATTCGAGGTGTCGGCAAAACAGTCCTCCTACTCCAGCTGGCAAACGAAACCAAAAGGAGCGTTTATTTTTCGGCCGATTCGACCCTTATAAAGCCCTTTTCACTCTACGAGGTGGTGAAGGCCCTCGCGGAGATG
This DNA window, taken from Thermococcus sp., encodes the following:
- a CDS encoding AAA family ATPase is translated as MDERILTSLIATSRRVMAWARKFPKKRFLFDELKAVDEEYYVGVKGIRGVGKTVLLLQLANETKRSVYFSADSTLIKPFSLYEVVKALAEMGYRNVFIDEIHRKAGWAGDLKTLYDEHEVRVFFSGSSAIDLVHSGVDLSRRVVLRELPPASFREWLNIKRGFNVPRYSLEEVIS